The DNA region CGCCCACCTTCGCGAACCCGGCCGGCAGCCTGATGGACGAGGCGCGCAAGGCCGCCTGGCGCGAGGCGCTGGGGGCAGAGGGCGTCGCGCTCATCGAGGACGACGTCTACGGCGAGCTCGCCTGGGACGGCCGGCGCCACGCGCCGCTGTGCGCGCCGCGCGGGCGCGACGAGCCACCGGCCATCCTGGTCGGCTCCTTCTCGAAGACGCTGCTCCCGGGCGGCCGCGTCGGCTACGCCATCGCCCCGAGCCCCTGGATCGACGCGCTCGCCGACCTGAAGAGCATCACCACGCTGGCGGCCGCGCCGCTGGCCCAGGCGCTCGCGGCGGGGCTCGTGGGCGACGGCGCGTACGACCGGCACCTGCGGCGGCTGCGGCCGCGCCTGCAGGCGGAGGTCGGGACCATGCGGGCCCTGGTGGCCCGGCACTTCCCGCCGGGAACGCGCGTGAGCGACCCGCGGGGCGGTTACTTCCTGTGGGTCGAGCTGCCGGCGGGCGGGGCGGACGGCCTGGCGCTGTTCCACGCGGCGGCGCGGCACGGCATCGGCGTCGCCCCGGGCTGCCTGTTCTCGCTGGGCGGCGGCCTCGACCGCTTCGTGCGCCTGAACGCCGCGCTCGCCGGAGACCTCGAGCCGGCGGTGCGCACGCTGGGGCGGCTCGCGGCCGCTCCGGCCGCGCGCGCGTCCGGGGCCTAGGGCTCCCCGCCCAGCCGCTCGAGCGCCCACCGCGCCGCGGCGCGGACGCCGTCGCCGAGCGGGCTCGCGAGGTGCGCGCGGATCGCGGGCAGGTGCCGCCGGTCGCCGGACGCGCCGGCGAGGAGCAGCGCGTTCCGCACCAGGCCGTCGTGGCGCGCCCGCGCCAGCGAGGTGCCGTGGAAGCGCCGCCGGTAGCCCTCGGCGTCGAGCGCGAGCAGCTCGTCGAGCCACAGCGAGAGCTGGCCCGGGCGCGGCACGAGCTCGAGGTCGCCGTCGGCGGGCACGCCGCGGTTCCACGGGCAGACCGTCTGGCAGTCGTCGCACCCGAACACCCAGCCGCCCAGCCGCCCCGCCAGCTCGTCGGGGATGGGGCCGCGCCGCTCGATGGTCCAGAAGGAGATGCAGCGGCGCGCGTCCACCACGCCCGGGGCCGGGATGGCGCCGGTGGGGCAGGCCGGCAGGCACGCCTCGCACGTGCCGCAGCGGTCCGGGTGCGGCGCGTCGGGCGCGAGCTCGCGGTCGAGCAGCAGCGTCGCGAGCACCACCCAGCTCCCGTGCTCCGGCGTGATGAGGCAGCCGTTCTTCCCCACCCAGCCCACGCCGGCGCGCTCCGCCCACGCCTTCTCCATCACCGGCGCGATGTCGCACGAGGCGTACGCACCGAGCCCCGGGTCGGCCGCGCGCAGGTCCGCGAGCATCGCGGCGAGCTTCCGCTTCACCACCGTGTGGTAGTCGCGGCCGCGCGCGTACCGCGCCACCGCGGCCGCGCCGGGCGGCGGCGGCGCGGGCTCGCCGGCGTGGTACGAGAGCGCGAGCGCCACCACGCTCCGGACGCCGGGGAGGAGCCGCGCCGGATCGAGCCGCTCGTCCCGCTGCGTGCGCAGCCAGGTCATGTCCGCCTCGAGGCCGCCGGCCAGCACGCGGTCGAGCGGGCCCGGGTCGAGCGGCTCCGCCCGCGCGATCCCGCACTTCGAGAAGCCGGCCCGCGCCGCGGCCGCCTTCACCTGGTCGGCGTCGAGCCCCGCCACGCGCCCGCCTCAGCCGCGCCGCCCCGCGCGCGCGGCCACCTCGGCCGGCGCCGGCACGAGCCGCTTCGCGATCGCCGCGGCCAGGCCGCCGGCCGCCGCGCCGGCGAACCCGCCCAGCAGGATCGCGCCCACCGCCACGCCGGCCGCCGACGCCGGGGTGGCGTTCTCGGCCACCAGGATCCCGTACCCGAGCGCCATCCCCACCACCACCGCCACGTTCCCGCGCCGCAGCCGCGCCTCCGCCGCCGCGGCGAGCGCCAGCACCGCGACCGCGAGGCCGGCCTGCAGCGCGGTCGGGGTGAGGTCGCGGAACACCGTCACGCGGAGCGGGCCGGTCGCGTCGCCGCCCAGGCGGTCCAGGGTGAGCGCGTGCCCGTCGCCGAGGTCGCCCTCCAGCCACACCTCGGTGCGGTCGTGCGCGACCGGGGCCCGCCCGCCGCGGCCCACGCGCGCGTAGGTGTAGGTCCGCTCCAGGTGCCCCTCGACCGGCGGCCGGAGGCCACCGATGGTGAAGCGCACCGCCGGCGAGCCCGAGGACGGCAGCGGCGCGGCCACCAGCAGCCGCACGTGGTGGGGGACGTCCGCGGGCACCGGCATGACGTCGCCGCGCGCGGCGAGCGCGCCCTGCGCGAGCGGCCGCCCGGGCACCACCGCCGCGACGGCCGGCACCACCGAGAGGAACAGCGCGCCGGCCGCGGCGGCCACGGCGAGGCCGCGGCCGGCCCGGTCCGCCGCGGGCGCCAGCGCCGGACGGAGCGTGAAGGCCACCGCGAGCAGGCCGACCACCGCCGACACCGCCGCCGCCGCGGCGCCCTCCGAGAGCCAGCCGGCGGCGTACAGGCCCCCCGCCGCGGCCAGGACGGCGAGGCCGGCCACCGGCAGGATCCAGCCGGTGAGCGCCTCCTCCAGCCAGAGGGTGAGCGGCGACGGCGGTCGGGGTTCGGTCATCGGGGTCTCCGCGGGGTTCCGGCGGCTGGTCTTAGCACCGGGCGCGTCCCGCCGCCGGGTCGCCCTGACATTGCCTCGCAGTGCGGCCGAAAACTGGCGATATCGATCGGCCCCTCTACGATGCGGCGATATGGCGACAAGGCTCGACCTTCACGAGTGGAACGACCTGCCCGGCGCCGCCGAGCGAGGGCGCGGCTGGGCGCTCGTCCAGGGCGACTGCGTCGAGGCGCTGGAGCGCCTCCCCCCGCACTCGGTGGACGTCGCGTTCGCCGACCCGCCGTACATGCTCTCGAACGGCGGCAGCACCTGCCAGGGCGGCCGACGCACCTCGGTGAACAAGGGGAGCTGGGACGCCTCCGGCGGCTTCGCCGCGGACCACGCGTTCCAGGCGCGCTGGCTCCAGGCGGTCCGCAAGGTGCTGAAGCCGTCCGGCACGCTGTGGGTCTCCGGGACGCAGCACGTCATCTTCTCCATCGGCTACGCGATGCAGGAGATGGGCTTCCACCTGCTCAACACCGTCACCTGGTACAAGCCGAACGCCTCGCCCAACCTGGCCTGCCGCTTCTTCACGCACTCGACCGAGATCCTGCTCTGGGCGAGCCCGATGAAGACGCGCCCGCTGGCGCACCGATTCAACTACCGCGCGATGAAGACCGCCAACGGCGGCAAGCAGATGCGCGACCTCTGGGAGATCGCCGACCGCCCCGCGCCCGGCGGCGACCAGGTGGTGTGGTCGGTGCCCACGCCGGGGCCGCGCGAGAAGGTGCACGGCCGCCACCCCACGCAGAAGCCGCTGGCGCTGCTCG from Anaeromyxobacter dehalogenans 2CP-C includes:
- the queG gene encoding tRNA epoxyqueuosine(34) reductase QueG — translated: MAGLDADQVKAAAARAGFSKCGIARAEPLDPGPLDRVLAGGLEADMTWLRTQRDERLDPARLLPGVRSVVALALSYHAGEPAPPPPGAAAVARYARGRDYHTVVKRKLAAMLADLRAADPGLGAYASCDIAPVMEKAWAERAGVGWVGKNGCLITPEHGSWVVLATLLLDRELAPDAPHPDRCGTCEACLPACPTGAIPAPGVVDARRCISFWTIERRGPIPDELAGRLGGWVFGCDDCQTVCPWNRGVPADGDLELVPRPGQLSLWLDELLALDAEGYRRRFHGTSLARARHDGLVRNALLLAGASGDRRHLPAIRAHLASPLGDGVRAAARWALERLGGEP
- a CDS encoding DNA-methyltransferase; the encoded protein is MATRLDLHEWNDLPGAAERGRGWALVQGDCVEALERLPPHSVDVAFADPPYMLSNGGSTCQGGRRTSVNKGSWDASGGFAADHAFQARWLQAVRKVLKPSGTLWVSGTQHVIFSIGYAMQEMGFHLLNTVTWYKPNASPNLACRFFTHSTEILLWASPMKTRPLAHRFNYRAMKTANGGKQMRDLWEIADRPAPGGDQVVWSVPTPGPREKVHGRHPTQKPLALLERVLAASAAPGDLVLDPFSGSGTTGVAALRAGCRFLGLERDPSYVDLAARRLRATAIDPE